One genomic segment of Salminus brasiliensis chromosome 6, fSalBra1.hap2, whole genome shotgun sequence includes these proteins:
- the pxnb gene encoding paxillin isoform X2 produces the protein MDDLDALLADLESSTAHISKCPVFLPEETPYSLPSGGSLLQDDSAPPPLPPPPSSEALNGSLQNRPDSHHSSQQSLGSAPKSTLSRDSSSPPLSHTEDDHVYSFPNKQKPSDSSAAMNSALGSNLSELDRLLLELNAVQQNTPSFPSTEDAAPPLPPCSSAHYIQENGAHPGITLTPATKEKPQRNGTKGPEEGRPTVESLLNELECSIPTPTPTPSCLQVEGRLDAPSEQQGRMSATSATRELDELMACLSDFKVQSNIMAQGKAHPTQVNKLDNMLGSLQSDLHKLGVQTVAKGVCGACCKPIVGQVVTAMGRTWHPEHFVCTHCQEEIGSRNFFERDGQPYCERDYHHLFSPRCYYCNGPILDKVVTALDRTWHPEHFFCAQCGAFFGPEGFHEKDGKAYCRKDYFDLFAPKCGGCARAILENYISALNSLWHPECFVCRECFTPFVNGSFFEHDGQPYCEVHYHERRGSLCSGCQKPITGRCITAMGKKFHPEHFVCAFCLKQLNKGTFKEQNDKPYCHGCFVKLFS, from the exons ACGCGTTACTGGCGGACCTAGAGTCCTCCACTGCTCATATCTCCAAGTGTCCAGTGTTTCTTCCAGAGGAGACGCCCTACTCTCTCCCCAGCGGTGGCAGTCTTCTCCAGGATGACTCTGCTCCTCCTCCCCTGCCACCTCCTCCCTCTTCCGAGGCTCTGAACGGATCACTCCAAAACCGACCAGATTCTCACCACTCCTCACAGCAG TCTCTTGGTTCAGCCCCAAAAAGTACGTTGTCTCGGGATAGCAGTAGCCCTCCACTATCTCATACTGAAGACGACCACGTTTACAG CTTCCCCAACAAGCAGAAGCCATCTGACTCTTCTGCAGCCATGAATTCTGCACTGGGAAGCAACCTGTCTGAGCTGGACCGCCTGCTATTGGAACTCAATGCCGTTCAGCAAAATACACCTTCCTTCCCCAGCACAG AGGATGCAGCCCCTCCCCTTCCTCCCTGCAGTTCTGCACACTATATCCAGGAAAATGGAGCCCACCCAGGCATTACGCTGACTCCAGCCACCAAGGAAAAGCCTCAGAGAAATGGAACGAAAGGTCCAGAAGAGGGGCGCCCTACAGTGGAGAGCCTGCTAAATGAGCTGGAGTGTTCCATACCCACCCCTAC GCCTACACCATCTTGCCTGCAAGTAGAGGGTCGCTTGGATGCACCCTCTGAACAGCAAGGTCGAATGTCTGCCACCTCAGCTACACGAGAGCTGGATGAGCTCATGGCCTGCTTGTCTGATTTCAAGGTGCAGAGCAAT ATCATGGCCCAGGGTAAGGCTCACCCCACCCAGGTAAATAAACTGGACAACATGTTGGGCAGCTTGCAGTCTGACCTACACAAGTTGGGGGTGCAGACTGTGGCCAAAGGAGTGTGCGGTGCTTGCTGCAAACCGATTGTTGGCCAG GTGGTAACAGCCATGGGCCGCACATGGCACCCAGAGCATTTCGTGTGCACGCACTGCCAGGAGGAGATTGGTTCCAGGAACTTCTTTGAGCGAGACGGGCAGCCATACTGTGAGAGGGACTATCACCACCTCTTCTCTCCTCGGTGCTACTACTGCAACGGCCCCATTCTGGAT AAAGTAGTGACCGCCCTGGATAGGACATGGCATCCTGAACATTTCTTCTGTGCTCAGTGCGGTGCCTTCTTTGGCCCTGAGG GCTTCCATGAGAAGGACGGGAAAGCGTACTGTCGCAAAGATTACTTTGACCTGTTTGCTCCCAAGTGTGGGGGCTGTGCCCGTGCCATTCTGGAGAATTACATCTCTGCCCTGAACAGCCTCTGGCATCCTGAGTGCTTTGTCTGCAGG gagTGCTTCACGCCCTTCGTGAACGGCAGTTTCTTTGAGCACGATGGCCAGCCGTACTGCGAGGTGCACTACCATGAGCGGCGTGGCTCACTCTGTTCTGGCTGCCAGAAGCCCATCACAGGCCGCTGCATCACGGCCATGGGCAAGAAATTCCACCCTGAGCATTTCGTCTGTGCCTTCTGCCTCAAGCAGCTCAACAAGGGCACCTTCAAGGAGCAGAACGACAAGCCTTACTGCCATGGTTGCTTTGTCAAACTCTTCAGCTAG
- the pxnb gene encoding paxillin isoform X3 produces the protein MDDLDALLADLESSTAHISKCPVFLPEETPYSLPSGGSLLQDDSAPPPLPPPPSSEALNGSLQNRPDSHHSSQQSLGSAPKSTLSRDSSSPPLSHTEDDHVYSFPNKQKPSDSSAAMNSALGSNLSELDRLLLELNAVQQNTPSFPSTEDAAPPLPPCSSAHYIQENGAHPGITLTPATKEKPQRNGTKGPEEGRPTVESLLNELECSIPTPTPTPSCLQVEGRLDAPSEQQGRMSATSATRELDELMACLSDFKIMAQGKAHPTQVNKLDNMLGSLQSDLHKLGVQTVAKGVCGACCKPIVGQVVTAMGRTWHPEHFVCTHCQEEIGSRNFFERDGQPYCERDYHHLFSPRCYYCNGPILDKVVTALDRTWHPEHFFCAQCGAFFGPEGFHEKDGKAYCRKDYFDLFAPKCGGCARAILENYISALNSLWHPECFVCRECFTPFVNGSFFEHDGQPYCEVHYHERRGSLCSGCQKPITGRCITAMGKKFHPEHFVCAFCLKQLNKGTFKEQNDKPYCHGCFVKLFS, from the exons ACGCGTTACTGGCGGACCTAGAGTCCTCCACTGCTCATATCTCCAAGTGTCCAGTGTTTCTTCCAGAGGAGACGCCCTACTCTCTCCCCAGCGGTGGCAGTCTTCTCCAGGATGACTCTGCTCCTCCTCCCCTGCCACCTCCTCCCTCTTCCGAGGCTCTGAACGGATCACTCCAAAACCGACCAGATTCTCACCACTCCTCACAGCAG TCTCTTGGTTCAGCCCCAAAAAGTACGTTGTCTCGGGATAGCAGTAGCCCTCCACTATCTCATACTGAAGACGACCACGTTTACAG CTTCCCCAACAAGCAGAAGCCATCTGACTCTTCTGCAGCCATGAATTCTGCACTGGGAAGCAACCTGTCTGAGCTGGACCGCCTGCTATTGGAACTCAATGCCGTTCAGCAAAATACACCTTCCTTCCCCAGCACAG AGGATGCAGCCCCTCCCCTTCCTCCCTGCAGTTCTGCACACTATATCCAGGAAAATGGAGCCCACCCAGGCATTACGCTGACTCCAGCCACCAAGGAAAAGCCTCAGAGAAATGGAACGAAAGGTCCAGAAGAGGGGCGCCCTACAGTGGAGAGCCTGCTAAATGAGCTGGAGTGTTCCATACCCACCCCTAC GCCTACACCATCTTGCCTGCAAGTAGAGGGTCGCTTGGATGCACCCTCTGAACAGCAAGGTCGAATGTCTGCCACCTCAGCTACACGAGAGCTGGATGAGCTCATGGCCTGCTTGTCTGATTTCAAG ATCATGGCCCAGGGTAAGGCTCACCCCACCCAGGTAAATAAACTGGACAACATGTTGGGCAGCTTGCAGTCTGACCTACACAAGTTGGGGGTGCAGACTGTGGCCAAAGGAGTGTGCGGTGCTTGCTGCAAACCGATTGTTGGCCAG GTGGTAACAGCCATGGGCCGCACATGGCACCCAGAGCATTTCGTGTGCACGCACTGCCAGGAGGAGATTGGTTCCAGGAACTTCTTTGAGCGAGACGGGCAGCCATACTGTGAGAGGGACTATCACCACCTCTTCTCTCCTCGGTGCTACTACTGCAACGGCCCCATTCTGGAT AAAGTAGTGACCGCCCTGGATAGGACATGGCATCCTGAACATTTCTTCTGTGCTCAGTGCGGTGCCTTCTTTGGCCCTGAGG GCTTCCATGAGAAGGACGGGAAAGCGTACTGTCGCAAAGATTACTTTGACCTGTTTGCTCCCAAGTGTGGGGGCTGTGCCCGTGCCATTCTGGAGAATTACATCTCTGCCCTGAACAGCCTCTGGCATCCTGAGTGCTTTGTCTGCAGG gagTGCTTCACGCCCTTCGTGAACGGCAGTTTCTTTGAGCACGATGGCCAGCCGTACTGCGAGGTGCACTACCATGAGCGGCGTGGCTCACTCTGTTCTGGCTGCCAGAAGCCCATCACAGGCCGCTGCATCACGGCCATGGGCAAGAAATTCCACCCTGAGCATTTCGTCTGTGCCTTCTGCCTCAAGCAGCTCAACAAGGGCACCTTCAAGGAGCAGAACGACAAGCCTTACTGCCATGGTTGCTTTGTCAAACTCTTCAGCTAG
- the pxnb gene encoding paxillin homolog 1 isoform X1: MPCMPSKQSMCNLTGSLPLLSQLKSVIRRTKETPNVHPMYRDGLIRRKMGPLIFHKSSSQDRLIEELQGKLGIARKERSKKQPDDWMTEGVIVMSNPKRSREDHNKEVDKIIIPPESPLPQRKVIPPPPPPQSPPAPRPPPPAEEPKRAPIVKAAPLPPPPPPAPSPPPRQPTPPPQLPVELPLPPLPPAPVKPPTPEPVLPPPPPPKPKPATAPAPATAPAPAPARAPAPAPAPAPAPTPPPAQTPPAVPVIPPKVLVSVGCQTEYDPLFPPMQIMAQGKAHPTQVNKLDNMLGSLQSDLHKLGVQTVAKGVCGACCKPIVGQVVTAMGRTWHPEHFVCTHCQEEIGSRNFFERDGQPYCERDYHHLFSPRCYYCNGPILDKVVTALDRTWHPEHFFCAQCGAFFGPEGFHEKDGKAYCRKDYFDLFAPKCGGCARAILENYISALNSLWHPECFVCRECFTPFVNGSFFEHDGQPYCEVHYHERRGSLCSGCQKPITGRCITAMGKKFHPEHFVCAFCLKQLNKGTFKEQNDKPYCHGCFVKLFS, translated from the exons ATGCCCTGCATGCCCAGTAAACAGAGCATGTGCAATCTGACAGGGTCTTTGCCCCTACTGTCTCAGCTCAAGTCTGTGATTAGACGCACCAAGGAAACCCCCAACGTCCACCCTATGTACCGGGATGGCCTCATCCGCAGGAAAATGGGCCCGCTCATCTTCCACAAAAGTAGCTCCCAGGACCGCCTCATTGAGGAGCTGCAAGGCAAGCTAGGAATAGCTCGCAAGGAGCGTTCCAAAAAACAGCCTGATGATTGGATGACTGAGGGGGTCATTGTCATGTCAAACCCCAAGCGCTCACGAGAAGACCACAACAAGGAGGTTGACAAG ATCATCATTCCCCCCGAATCTCCTCTCCCTCAGAGGAAAGtgatccctcctcctcctcctcctcagtccCCACCAGCCCCTCGACCCCCTCCTCCAGCTGAGGAGCCGAAACGTGCCCCTATAGTGAAAGCAGCTCCGCTTCCGCCTCCCCCTCCTCCAGCCCCCTCTCCACCTCCCAGGCAGCCAACACCTCCGCCCCAGCTTCCTGTTGAACTTCcacttcctcctcttcctccagccCCTGTCAAGCCCCCCACACCCGAGCCTGTACTGcctccccctccaccccctAAACCCAAACCAGcaacagcaccagcaccagcaacagcaccagcaccagcccCAGCCCGGGCCCCAGCCCCAGCACCAGCCCCAGCACCAGCCCCCACACCCCCTCCTGCTCAGACTCCTCCAGCTGTCCCTGTTATCCCTCCCAAAGTGCTGGTGTCGGTGGGCTGCCAGACGGAGTATGACCCTCTCTTCCCCCCGATGCAG ATCATGGCCCAGGGTAAGGCTCACCCCACCCAGGTAAATAAACTGGACAACATGTTGGGCAGCTTGCAGTCTGACCTACACAAGTTGGGGGTGCAGACTGTGGCCAAAGGAGTGTGCGGTGCTTGCTGCAAACCGATTGTTGGCCAG GTGGTAACAGCCATGGGCCGCACATGGCACCCAGAGCATTTCGTGTGCACGCACTGCCAGGAGGAGATTGGTTCCAGGAACTTCTTTGAGCGAGACGGGCAGCCATACTGTGAGAGGGACTATCACCACCTCTTCTCTCCTCGGTGCTACTACTGCAACGGCCCCATTCTGGAT AAAGTAGTGACCGCCCTGGATAGGACATGGCATCCTGAACATTTCTTCTGTGCTCAGTGCGGTGCCTTCTTTGGCCCTGAGG GCTTCCATGAGAAGGACGGGAAAGCGTACTGTCGCAAAGATTACTTTGACCTGTTTGCTCCCAAGTGTGGGGGCTGTGCCCGTGCCATTCTGGAGAATTACATCTCTGCCCTGAACAGCCTCTGGCATCCTGAGTGCTTTGTCTGCAGG gagTGCTTCACGCCCTTCGTGAACGGCAGTTTCTTTGAGCACGATGGCCAGCCGTACTGCGAGGTGCACTACCATGAGCGGCGTGGCTCACTCTGTTCTGGCTGCCAGAAGCCCATCACAGGCCGCTGCATCACGGCCATGGGCAAGAAATTCCACCCTGAGCATTTCGTCTGTGCCTTCTGCCTCAAGCAGCTCAACAAGGGCACCTTCAAGGAGCAGAACGACAAGCCTTACTGCCATGGTTGCTTTGTCAAACTCTTCAGCTAG